The sequence CATGCACCCATGTTACTTGGAATAAAGATTTGAAGAAACAAATTCTTTTGTAAGTACCTGCTTACCTTCAGTGGAGAAGAactaaataaactttttttcttgtttttacttGGCTTACAATTTCAAAACCCAAAAGAAGCTCCCTAGGAGGGAAGAGGAatctaggaaaagaaaactcaaaagtagaactcatgggctgaaaaaaactatttagtaagacaaaaggaaaataatagtaatgacaGTAATGCATCTTTACAAAACAAGGGATGTACTGgtgaaacaacagcaaattatcagttaaatatttctttgtatctCACTGCGATACACAGCACAAGATGCAAAATACTTCTATATTTGTGTGTCCTCCAGTTTAGTTGGAGGTTGTAGCCGCACTGTCCCTTATCACGGTCACGTAGGCCTCTTGCAGCAGGGCAACTTGCCTAGACTTGCACAGGGTTGGTAGGACAGTCTGTCTTCTGATGCCACACCCTCTTTGGCAAGCTTCTTCCCCTAGTTCTGACTGCAAAATAAGCATGTGATTTCCGCACGTACAGCTAAGCAGTGCACCCATATTTGAGAAAGTGAAACGTTTTTAAAGATTTTCCACAGTATTTTATAGTATGGGATATCCCTTTGATTAGTTCAGGGCAGCTCTCCTGGTTCTGACCCCTCCTAGTTGTGTGTGTCCCCTCAGTCCCCTTGCTGGCCTGGCAGAGATGCTGAAAACCTGAAATGtcttcagctctgcacagcactactcagcaacaactgaaacatTGGTACgtaattaaaattgtttttatcctaaagccaaaacacagcattgtAGCAGatacagtgaagaaaataactGTCCTCGCTGAAACCAGGACACTGGATGTGAACACTTGGACTAAGGATCCTGCCAATGATTAAAGCTGTAGCATGATTACTGTTATAAATCACATCATCCTGCAtctcattttcagattttaatggGCAAGGCCTCTTCAGTGAAAGGGCTTTGACATGGGTTCATGTGCTTGGCCCAGATGGTGTACATAGTGACAGTGAGAATCTGGAGCAGAATCAGAGCCAGAACCCCAACCAGTGCCAGAAAGCCCCCAGTAAAATCGGAGGGGTTAATCCACGGTGAGGTTTGGAGGAGAAATATACCTAAGCCTCCAGATAGAAGTAACATTTTGGTGATGAGTATGATGAGCAATACCCTCCAGCCCTTTACCTTGTCTGTGCACCTCACGTTTGCAAGGAAAAGGGGGTAGAAGAAACAGATAACTGAGCAGATGTAGACACAAACCCTGGCCAGTGCTATTCCTAGCCAGCTGATTCCCATGGCCTGCAGATGGCTGACTTCCAGGCACTGCAGCTTCTCAGCCGTCTCGTTCCACAGGCAGAAGTTGTAAAAGCCGATGCGTTTGTTGGGGAGATTGACCAGGTTCCCTGCTTCCACCAGTAGTGCGTAGATCATCAGTCCCAAGGTCCCGACAATCTCCAGGATGGTGAGTGCACAGAGCAGGTGCCCCATGTacctccagcacagcagagccGTTCCATGGCCCAGATGCTCTCTTGATACCATGGTGAAGCCCGCTGTGGGGCCACTTGCTGCAAAACATGAAGGGGGGGGGAACCCTTTGGTTATAGTACATGGTGCCTTTCCAAGGAGAGCTCGGAGCCTGTCACAGAGAACCCAGCATTCCCCCTGCACACGGAGCACAAGTGTTTCTGCCCTGCGCTGGCTGTGCTTCCCAATGTATTAGAGGGGATGGGAGATGAGACCAGTGTTGTTCCCTTATCTCCACATGTGCCCCATGTGCCATAGCCTCACACTGAACAAGAAAGGAATGTGTCAGCAGGTAATGCAGCCCAGTAAGGATGGGGTTAAGAGCTATcctgggaaaatgcttcttatttAATTCTGGTCAGACGAGGACATCCCTTGTGATCTTTGGACGGCTGAGCAGAATGCAGGCATGAAAGAGTCTGAAGTGCAACTTTACCCCCAGCCCCCACAGCCCTGGTACACTTGGTGCCACCATTGCCCCACTTTCCACATGCCACCAAGGCCCCTGCATCCCCTTGAAGATCTGAGCACAGCAAGGCCAGTCACCCTCACCCCTGGAGGGTGTCCCCACAGGAAGGCAGGAATGATGCACCTCTGCCCTGGTTGCCTGAGGAGCAATGCCTACACAGGTGGGCAGCTGTGACATCACCAAGGGGTACCCCAGACCCAGCTGCATCTGCCCACTCACATCTGCTGGGGCCCAGGGGGGTGGATGCAACAGACAAACCTACAGCCGCCGTCTTCCTCCCTCCTCTGGCTGGTAGCTTGGTAAATGCAAttgcctgctgctctcccagaAGTGCAGGCTGTCCTCAGTGCCTTCCTGCAAGCTGCTGTTTCACGCTGAAAAACAGGGAAGTGCCATCAGGAAAGGGAATTGCTGGCTGCAGAGGCTGACAGCATTGCAGTACCAGCCACCTTGATCTGCGCAGGAACACCAGCACAGGGTAAGGAGCTCAAGACCTTGGCTTCATGCTTGCAGCTCTGCAAATAATCCCTTTCTTCAGTTTGCCAAGCATTATCTCCTATAAATCATTTACCAGTTCCATCAAGAAGCTCACAGTGTGGTCCTGCTATCTCCTCTCCGCTGTCAATTGTGCTATGGTACATCATCCCAATGTCCTGGGTGTCCACAGCCAACCTTCCTACACTATGCTGTGTGCATTCCCACCCCGTGGACACTTGCGGATTTGTTACAGTCTCTGAGTTTTCAGAGCACCTTGAAGGACTTTGCTCACACCTCTGCCCAGTGTCTGGCAGTACTGCTGGTGACTGGAAACCCTTCAGCATCCCCCTCCCATCCACCTGCATGTTTTAGAGCAGGACACCTACACTAAATGTGTACACAGATAAaaaaatcataggatcatagaatcatttgagttggaaggcacctctaaaggtcatctagaccaactcctctgcaatgaacagggacactatggctagatcaagttgcccaaAGCCTGGTCCAGCTTAATTCCATCTCAGACTTCTCTTCCCCCGCTACAGTTATAGCCAGGAGGAGCACTCACAGCATGCAGAGAATCACAGGATTCAATCAGATCTGCCCCTTCCCCAGGTCAGTGCCTCACTTCTTCTTATGGCCTCCCTTGGAGCTCTTCATGGTGGGCTTCTGGAAGGGCTGGGAGGCCACACGGAGGATTCCTGCTGTTCTGGACCTACTACAAAGACACAAATGACCAGGAAAACATAAACacttgagctggaagggacctttaaagaccatctgACCCAACTTCTTGCAATGCTCAGGGACACCTACGActgatcagggtgctcagagtcTGGCCCAGGACCAGGATGATGTACAGTaggagtaaaatttcatcagaaatatcTGACAAACCCCTTGATAACTCTCTAAGAATGGCAACTACTGCCATCGAACCAGACTGATGCATTagcttcacaaaaacaaggtcaaatatcccactgcttttatggttttgttactctttttatgtttcagtaggaaaatgtgaaaaaagtgccttatatacattaaatatatttcctattttaaatgTAGCTCAAGACAAGTCTTCTTCACACAGTGCAGCTCCAAGGTTGGACATCCATGCTCTACATGAATGTCCTAAAGAAGGTAGGCTTGTAGAAGCATGGAGTTTCTGCTTAATCATCCCATGTCATCTTCTATTCCCACACCCccaaacaaacgaacaaacaagCCTACCAGGAATTAAAAGTTGTAGTATCACATTTGCCACACAGGGAAGCAAATTTAGATGCCTAGTAGGTTCATGGACAGGTGTTGCAGAGGTAGAGGAGAGCCAGCTCAGGGTGCCCATGCTGCTGAGTGATTGCTGCAGGTACGATGCACCTTGGAACCCCTGGTCTCTGCCCTCTCCTCTCATGTCTCAGGACCTATTTGTCCCTTCCCAGCAGTGCAGCCTCCTCACTCCTCAGGCAGATCTAGCTTTGCAGCCTCCCACTGTCCACAGATCTGCCTGTGCTGGTGCCCTGTGCTAGCTGGGTCAGAGAGTGCGTAACTCAGCAAAGACACATAGCCTGGATATGAAGCCAAGGCTTGGCAGCCCGCCAGCGGTGCAGGCGCAGTGTTGGTGAGCCTACAGCCTGGTCCCAGCTGCCTTGGAGGCAGCCTGACTGAGAAGCTGGGATAAACAGGAAAGAGCTGTCACTCGCATACAGCTGGGGCCTTTCACAGACAGCTCCTTTGCATCTCAGCCCATGACTTTTGAACAGGAGAGTCTATGGCTCTACTACAGTGGGCAAGAGAGCAACCCATGTATGGCCAGCCCCCAGCTGGCTCCGCTCTGTGTGTTCAGGGTGGACGCTGCAGGAGCTCCGTTCCTCAGCTCTGTGTGTTGGGCCCTGGAGCTGCCTGGAGTATCTGTGCAACACAGGGCTCATTGGGATGCTGGTATCAGGATGGCACATGCCTTCCCAGTCTGTTTGCAGTCAGGGAGCACCTTCCCCTCAGTGAGCTGCAGGTGGGCAGAGGGAGCAGGACAGGAGGCATGCAGCTCTGGCTGGGTCTGGCCTTGGGGGGGGTGGGAGAGCCCACGGTGATCCTCCTGCAGGggcacacagctgtgcagagcCTAGAATCAAGAGACTGGCAGTCTCTTGCAGCAAGGAAAGGGAGGAGCTGTTCCCTCCTCTATGTTAGCACCTGACAGCACTGCTTGTTCCCCTGGTAGTTCCCCCCATTGCCATGACATTGTAGGGGTGGGGGACACCGCTGGAGGATACTTACAGGTTGCCCATCAGGATGAGTGCGGAGCTGAAACAAGCTGCAGAGCAGATCCTGCATGTGGCTGCTGCCAGGTCCTGTGCTATCTGTGCTCTGACGTACAACCCCTGTTACACAAGACTTTAtgccttctgctttctgttttggttt is a genomic window of Meleagris gallopavo isolate NT-WF06-2002-E0010 breed Aviagen turkey brand Nicholas breeding stock chromosome 1, Turkey_5.1, whole genome shotgun sequence containing:
- the TMEM140 gene encoding transmembrane protein 140 isoform X2 yields the protein MQLGLGYPLVMSQLPTCVGIAPQATRAEVHHSCLPVGTPSRASGPTAGFTMVSREHLGHGTALLCWRYMGHLLCALTILEIVGTLGLMIYALLVEAGNLVNLPNKRIGFYNFCLWNETAEKLQCLEVSHLQAMGISWLGIALARSELGEEACQRGCGIRRQTVLPTLCKSRQVALLQEAYVTVIRDSAATTSN
- the TMEM140 gene encoding transmembrane protein 140 isoform X1: MQLGLGYPLVMSQLPTCVGIAPQATRAEVHHSCLPVGTPSRASGPTAGFTMVSREHLGHGTALLCWRYMGHLLCALTILEIVGTLGLMIYALLVEAGNLVNLPNKRIGFYNFCLWNETAEKLQCLEVSHLQAMGISWLGIALARVCVYICSVICFFYPLFLANVRCTDKVKGWRVLLIILITKMLLLSGGLGIFLLQTSPWINPSDFTGGFLALVGVLALILLQILTVTMYTIWAKHMNPCQSPFTEEALPIKI